One Camelus ferus isolate YT-003-E chromosome 21, BCGSAC_Cfer_1.0, whole genome shotgun sequence genomic region harbors:
- the LOC102521374 gene encoding olfactory receptor 6K2, translating into MESPNQTTAQEFIFSAFPYSWGYSVICFVPLLFVYTFIVVGNLVIITVVQLNIHLHTPMYFFISALSFLEIWYTTATIPKMLSCLLGEKSISLNGCLLQMYVFHSTGISEVCLLTAMAFDCYLAICSPLHYPTIMTPKLCVQLTLSCCVCGFFTPLPEIAWISTLPFCCSNHLEHIFCDFLPVLRLACTDTHAIVMIQVVDAVHAVKIMTAVVLIFMSYFGIVAVILRIRSAEGCRKAFSTCVSHLTVFLLFFGSLALMYLRFSATYSLFWDTAIALAFAALSPFFNPIIYSLRNKEIKEAIKKHMGQASLFLVRPGSSRKI; encoded by the coding sequence ATGGAGAGCCCCAATCAAACCACTGCTCAGGAGTTTatcttctctgcttttccttaTTCCTGGGGATATTCTGTCATCTGTTTTGTTCCACTGCTCTTCGTTTATACTTTCATTGTTGTTGGAAACCTGGTCATCATCACAGTGGTCCAGTTGAATATTCACCTCCACACTCCCATGTACTTTTTCATCAGTGCCCTTTCTTTCCTGGAGATCTGGTATACCACAGCTACCATACCAAAGATGCTCTCTTGCCTGCTTGGTGAGAAGAGTATTTCCTTAAATGGTTGTCTCCTGCAGATGTATGTCTTCCATTCCACAGGCATCAGTGAGGTATGTCTCTTGACAGCTATGGCCTTTGACTGCTACCTGGCCATCTGCAGCCCTCTTCATTATCCCACTATCATGACCCCCAAGCTATGTGTCCAACTGACTTTAAGTTGCTGTGTTTGTGGCTTTTTCACGCCCCTCCCTGAGATTGCCTGGATTTCCACACTGCCATTTTGCTGCTCTAATCACCTTGAGCATATCTTTTGTGACTTCCTCCCAGTGCTCCGCCTGGcctgcacagacacacacgccATCGTCATGATTCAGGTGGTGGACGCTGTCCACGCAGTGAAGATTATGACAGCTGTGGTGCTCATTTTCATGTCCTACTTTGGTATCGTGGCTGTGATTCTACGCATTCGTTCAGCTGAAGGCTGTCGGAAGGCATTTTCCACGTGTGTTTCCCACCTCACAGTCTTTCTGCTCTTCTTTGGCAGCTTGGCTCTAATGTACCTACGCTTCTCAGCCACCTACTCCTTATTCTGGGATACAGCCATCGCTCTGGCCTTTGCAGCTTTGTCCCCCTTCTTCAACCCCATTATCTATAGTCTAAGGAATAAAGAGATAAAGGAAGCTATAAAAAAGCACATGGGGCAAGCTAGTCTTTTTTTGGTAAGACCAGGGTCCTCACGTAAGATCTAA
- the LOC102521134 gene encoding olfactory receptor 6N1, giving the protein MNPGNWSQVTEFIILGFPHLQGVQAYLFLLLLLIYLTTVLGNLLIFLLVCLDSRLHTPMYRFISILSFLELGYTAATIPKMLWNLLSEKKTISFSGCLLQIYFFHSLGATECYLLTAMAYDRYLAICQPLRYPTRMTPALCVKIAIGCWLGGLAGPVAEISLVSRLPFCGPNCIQHIFCDFPPVLSLACTDTSVNVLVDFVINSCKILATFLLVFSSYVQIICTVLRIPSAAGKRKAVSTCASHLTVVLIFYGSILFMYVRLKKSYSLDHDRALAVVYSVLTPFLNPFIYSLRNKDIKEAVRRQLKRTGILE; this is encoded by the coding sequence ATGAACCCCGGGAATTGGAGCCAGGTAACAGAGTTCATTATCTTGGGCTTTCCCCATCTTCAGGGTGTTCAGGCTTATCTCTTTCTCTTGCTACTTCTAATCTACCTCACTACTGTCCTGGGGAACCTGCTGATATTCCTGCTGGTCTGCCTGGACTCCCGACTCCACACACCCATGTACCGCTTCATCAGCATTCTCTCCTTCCTGGAGCTTGGCTACACAGCTGCCACCATCCCCAAGATGCTGTGGAACTTGCTCAGTGAGAAGAAGACCATTTCTTTCTCTGGATGCCTTCTGCAGATCTATTTCTTTCACTCTCTTGGGGCTACAGAGTGCTATCTCCTCACAGCTATGGCTTACGACAGGTACTTAGCCATCTGCCAGCCTCTCCGCTACCCTACTCGCATGACGCCGGCACTCTGTGTCAAGATTGCTATTGGCTGTTGGTTAGGAGGCTTGGCTGGACCAGTGGCTGAAATTTCCTTGGTCTCCCGCCTCCCTTTCTGTGGCCCCAATTGCATTCAGCACATCTTTTGTGATTTCCCTCCTGTGCTGAGCTTAGCTTGTACTGACACCTCTGTCAATGTCCTAGTGGACTTTGTCATCAACTCCTGCAAGATCCTGGCCACCTTTCTGTTGGTCTTTAGCTCCTATGTGCAGATCATCTGCACAGTGCTCAGAATTCCTTCAGCTGCAGGTAAGAGGAAGGCCGTCTCCACGTGTGCCTCCCACCTCACTGTGGTTCTCATCTTCTATGGGAGCATCCTCTTCATGTATGTGCGGCTAAAGAAGAGCTACTCGCTGGACCACGACCGGGCCCTGGCGGTGGTCTACTCAGTGCTCACACCCTTCCTAAACCCCTTTATCTACAGCTTGCGCAACAAGGATATCAAAGAGGCTGTGAGGAGGCAGTTGAAGAGGACAGGAATCCTGGAGtga
- the LOC102505497 gene encoding olfactory receptor 6K3, with protein MESENLSAVTGFIFIGFPRPREGGLLYFFPLLFIYTFIVIGNLMIFFAVRLDTRLHNPMYNFISIFSFLEMWYTTATIPKMLSNLISSQKTISFTGCLLQMYFFHSLGNTEGALLTVMAIDRYIAICNPLHYPITMTPQLCTQLSAGSCIYGFLIFLPEIVWISTLPFCGPNQIHQIFCDFTPLLNLACTDTSVILVQDVVHALGILITGLIISLSYIRIIVVILGIPSAEGRKKAFSTCAAHIAVFLLFFGSVALMYLRFSATYTPFWDNTIALTFSVLAPFFNPIIYSLRNKDMKDAIKKLLCSPKVFNIFSM; from the coding sequence ATGGAGAGTGAAaatctgtctgcagtgactgggttTATCTTCATTGGCTTCCCCCGACCCCGGGAAGGTGGCCTCCTGTACTTTTTCCCCTTACTTTTCATCTACACCTTTATTGTGATTGGGAACCTGATGATCTTCTTTGCTGTAAGGTTGGACACTCGTCTTCACAATCCCATGTACAATTTCATCAGTATCTTCTCATTCCTTGAGATGTGGTACACCACAGCCACCATTCCTAAGATGCTCTCCAATCTGATCAGCAGTCAAAAGACCATCTCCTTCACTGGCTGCCTCCTGCAGATGTACTTCTTCCATTCACTTGGAAACACTGAAGGAGCCTTGCTGACTGTCATGGCCATTGACAGGTATATTGCCATCTGCAACCCCCTCCACTACCCGATCACCATGACTCCCCAACTATGCACTCAGCTCTCTGCAGGCTCTTGTATCTATGGTTTCCTCATCTTCTTACCTGAGATTGTGTGGATTTCTACTCTGCCCTTCTGTGGTCCCAACCAAATCCATCAGATCTTCTGCGATTTCACTCCCTTACTAAATTTAGCTTGTACCGATACATCTGTGATCTTGGTGCAAGATGTGGTTCATGCTCTCGGTATTCTAATAACTGGtctcattatttctctttcttacatCAGAATCATTGTTGTTATCCTGGGCATCCCTTCAGCTGAGGGTCGTAAAAAGGCCTTTTCCACCTGTGCTGCCCACATTGCTGTCTTCCTGCTGTTTTTTGGCAGTGTGGCCCTCATGTATCTTAGATTCTCTGCTACTTATACACCATTCTGGGACAACACCATTGCCCTAACGTTCTCTGTGCTCGCTCCCTTTTTCAATCCCATTATATATAGCCTGAGAAATAAGGATATGAAAGATGCTATTAAGAAGCTCCTTTGCTCCCCAAAGGTGTTTAATATATTTAGCATGTAA
- the LOC102505248 gene encoding olfactory receptor 6K3: MVRSNQSSTVTEFLFSGFPQFEDGSLLFFIPLFFIYVFIVVGNLIVFFAVRMDARLHNPMYNFISIFSFLEIWYTTATIPKMLSNLISKKRTISIIGCLLQMYFFHSLGNSEGILLTTMAIDRYVAICNPLRYPTIMTPRLCAQISAGSCIFGFLVLLPEIAWISTLPFCGPNQIHQIFCDFEPVLRLACADTSMILIEDVIHAVAILFSVLVIALSYIRIITVILRIPSAEGRRKAFSTCASHLSVFLMFYGSVALMYLRFSATFPPILDTVIALMFAVLAPFFNPIIYSLRNKDMKIAIKKLLCLQKVFNASAS; the protein is encoded by the coding sequence ATGGTGAGAAGTAACCAGTCTTCTACAGTGACAGAGTTTCTCTTCTCTGGATTTCCCCAGTTTGAAGATGGTAGCCtcctcttctttattcctttgttctTCATCTACGTGTTCATTGTTGTTGGGAATCTCATTGTATTTTTTGCAGTCAGGATGGATGCTCGTCTTCACAACCCCATGTATAACTTCattagcattttctcatttctggagATCTGGTACACCACAGCCACCATTCCCAAAATGCTCTCCAATCTCATCAGTAAGAAGAGGACCATCTCCATAATTGGTTGCCTCTTGCAGATGTACTTCTTCCACTCACTGGGAAATTCCGAGGGGATTTTGTTGACCACCATGGCCATTGACAGGTATGTTGCCATCTGTAACCCTCTCCGCTACCCGACCATTATGACCCCCCGGCTGTGTGCTCAGATCTCCGCAGGCTCCTGCATCTTTGGCTTTCTTGTGTTGCTCCCAGAGATTGCATGGATTTCCACACTGCCCTTCTGTGGGCCCAACCAAATCCATCAGATCTTTTGTGACTTTGAACCTGTGCTGCGCTTGGCCTGTGCAGACACATCCATGATTCTGATTGAGGACGTGATCCATGCTGTTGCCATCCTCTTCTCTGTCCTGGTTATTGCCTTGTCGTATATCAGAATCATCACTGTGATCCTGAGGATTCCCTCTGCTGAAGGCCGCCGGAAGGCCTTTTCTACCTGTGCATCTCATCTCAGTGTCTTTCTGATGTTCTATGGTAGCGTAGCCCTTATGTACCTGCGTTTCTCTGCCACTTTCCCACCGATTTTGGACACAGTCATTGCCCTGATGTTTGCAGTTCTTGCTCCCTTTTTCAACCCTATTATCTATAGCTTGAGAAATAAGGATATGAAGATTGCAATTAAGAAGCTTCTCTGTCTTCAGAAGGTGTTTAATGCATCTGCAAGTTAA